A section of the Deinococcus planocerae genome encodes:
- a CDS encoding MBL fold metallo-hydrolase, which produces MTQSPALDATHPPAPAVSTFGGTQALRPNVVRVRLPMVNVYLLGQPGEPWVLVDAGMVGTAGLIKAAAQRHHGGRAPEAIILTHGHLDHIGALHELLREWPVPVYAHPLELPYVTGEHPYPFPDPTVGGVMSALSPAFVPGPFDFRPHVQALPENGSVPNLPGWRWLHTPGHTTGHVSLWRDEDRALIVGDAFVTTKQETVTGALASRPTLVHGPPAYYTPNWDAARDSVRLLANLDPDLAATGHGHPMSGPEMAIELHRLARNFDEAVRPVRGWYLDHPVPITRPSGTSSAPDSRGRLLAYALAGVGLVLLLRRLGR; this is translated from the coding sequence CTCGACCTTCGGCGGCACGCAGGCCCTGCGCCCGAACGTGGTGCGGGTGCGGCTGCCGATGGTCAACGTCTACCTGCTGGGCCAGCCGGGCGAGCCGTGGGTGCTTGTGGACGCGGGCATGGTGGGCACTGCCGGGCTGATCAAGGCTGCGGCGCAGCGGCACCACGGGGGGCGGGCGCCGGAGGCGATCATCCTGACCCACGGGCACCTCGACCACATCGGGGCGCTGCACGAGCTGCTGCGCGAATGGCCGGTGCCGGTGTACGCCCACCCGCTGGAGCTGCCCTATGTCACGGGCGAGCACCCCTACCCCTTTCCCGACCCCACGGTGGGCGGGGTGATGAGTGCGCTCTCGCCCGCCTTCGTGCCCGGTCCCTTCGACTTCCGGCCCCACGTTCAGGCGCTGCCGGAAAACGGCTCGGTGCCGAATCTCCCCGGCTGGCGCTGGCTGCACACGCCGGGGCACACGACCGGGCACGTGTCGCTGTGGCGGGACGAGGACCGCGCGCTGATCGTGGGCGACGCCTTCGTGACGACCAAGCAGGAGACGGTGACGGGGGCGCTGGCGTCGAGGCCCACCCTCGTCCACGGCCCACCCGCGTACTACACGCCCAACTGGGACGCGGCGCGCGACTCGGTGCGACTTCTCGCGAACCTCGACCCCGACCTCGCCGCGACCGGGCACGGGCACCCCATGTCCGGGCCGGAGATGGCCATCGAACTCCACCGCCTCGCCCGCAACTTCGACGAGGCGGTGCGCCCCGTGCGCGGCTGGTACCTCGACCACCCGGTGCCGATCACCCGCCCGAGCGGCACGTCGTCGGCCCCGGACTCGCGCGGAAGGCTGCTGGCGTACGCCCTGGCGGGGGTGGGGCTGGTGCTGCTGCTGCGGCGTCTGGGCCGCTGA
- a CDS encoding sensor histidine kinase has translation MSPGELSARIPLTAPARSQGTLRAQFTLVIFLLAFLPNLVLTLGARPDLPPGTLLAWMGLVAAPCGLVGYILSGALLRPLSRLEAEVQRGDFSQPRGDDPAEIRALRGAFAELLERLGTERDRRGAFMATLVHDLKTPLIATGHLTRTLTEHPLPDAERREVGEHLLAENARLLALVGQMADAHRYEREDVRVQARPTELRPLLDGVARRLLSRAQGRGVGLTVSGTGTAHADPAALERAVTNLADNALRYARSRVELAVTPAGVEVRDDGPGLGAPLTELAQPFNAQPVTIAGQQYTAGTAGLGLFIARRVAEAHGGSLAYDRVSPSPSPDSPDLPERDPSGHDVSAAVHSILTLHLPEVTP, from the coding sequence GTGAGCCCAGGAGAGCTTTCCGCAAGGATCCCCCTCACCGCCCCCGCGCGGTCCCAGGGCACCCTGCGCGCGCAGTTCACGCTGGTGATCTTCCTGCTGGCGTTCTTGCCGAACCTGGTGCTCACCCTGGGCGCGCGGCCCGACCTGCCGCCTGGCACCCTGCTCGCCTGGATGGGGCTCGTCGCCGCCCCGTGCGGGCTGGTGGGCTACATCCTGAGCGGCGCCCTGCTGCGCCCGCTGAGCCGCCTGGAGGCGGAGGTGCAGCGGGGCGACTTCTCGCAGCCCCGCGGGGACGACCCCGCCGAGATCCGGGCGCTGCGGGGCGCCTTCGCGGAGCTGCTGGAGCGGCTGGGCACCGAGCGCGACCGCCGGGGCGCGTTCATGGCGACCCTCGTCCACGACCTCAAGACGCCCCTGATCGCCACCGGGCACCTCACCCGCACGCTCACCGAGCACCCCCTTCCCGACGCCGAGCGGCGTGAGGTGGGGGAGCACCTCCTCGCCGAGAACGCGCGGCTCCTCGCCCTCGTCGGGCAGATGGCGGACGCGCACCGCTATGAACGCGAGGACGTGCGGGTGCAGGCCCGGCCCACCGAGCTGCGCCCCCTGCTCGACGGGGTGGCCCGCCGCCTGCTGAGCCGGGCGCAGGGGCGCGGCGTGGGCCTCACCGTCAGCGGGACGGGCACCGCCCACGCCGACCCGGCGGCCCTGGAACGCGCCGTCACCAACCTCGCCGACAACGCCCTGCGCTACGCCCGCTCCCGGGTCGAACTCGCCGTCACTCCCGCCGGGGTCGAGGTCCGCGACGACGGCCCCGGCCTGGGCGCCCCCCTGACCGAACTCGCGCAGCCCTTCAACGCGCAGCCCGTCACCATCGCCGGGCAGCAGTACACCGCCGGAACCGCCGGGCTGGGCCTGTTCATCGCCCGGCGGGTGGCGGAGGCGCACGGGGGCTCGCTCGCCTACGACCGCGTGTCCCCCTCCCCTTCACCCGATTCCCCAGACCTCCCCGAGCGTGACCCCTCCGGTCACGACGTGTCCGCCGCCGTCCACTCGATCCTCACCCTGCACCTGCCGGAGGTAACGCCATGA
- a CDS encoding response regulator → MRLVIADDHPLFRMGLKYALLHQGFDVVAEAADGLRALEACRTWQPDAALLDVKMPGMTGIEVCDRLRQTNPGVVSVLITTFAEPAIVQAARAAGARGYVSKESDPESLARQLRDIVAHPEVDRLPHVDVPRLTPRESDVLPLLAQGYSNKEIAKNLRVSPDTIKDHLARLYAKLEARDRTEAVSRARSIGLLH, encoded by the coding sequence ATGAGACTCGTGATTGCCGATGACCACCCCCTGTTCCGCATGGGCCTGAAGTACGCGCTGCTGCACCAAGGCTTCGACGTGGTGGCCGAAGCCGCCGACGGCCTGCGCGCGCTGGAGGCCTGCCGCACGTGGCAGCCCGACGCCGCGCTGCTCGACGTGAAGATGCCCGGCATGACCGGCATCGAGGTCTGCGACCGCTTGCGCCAGACCAACCCCGGCGTCGTCAGCGTCCTGATCACCACCTTCGCCGAGCCCGCCATCGTGCAGGCCGCCCGCGCCGCCGGGGCCCGCGGCTACGTCAGCAAGGAGTCCGACCCCGAGAGCCTCGCCCGGCAACTGCGCGACATCGTGGCCCACCCGGAGGTCGACCGCCTCCCCCACGTGGACGTGCCGCGCCTGACCCCCCGCGAGTCGGACGTGCTGCCGCTCCTCGCCCAGGGCTACAGCAACAAGGAGATCGCCAAGAACCTGCGCGTCAGCCCCGACACCATCAAAGACCACCTTGCCCGCCTGTACGCCAAGCTGGAGGCCCGCGACCGCACGGAAGCGGTGAGCCGCGCGCGCAGCATCGGGCTGCTGCATTGA